Proteins encoded in a region of the Candidatus Methanoperedens sp. genome:
- a CDS encoding BatA and WFA domain-containing protein yields MSLLDQFANQAGLYALLSIIPLIIIYLLRPRPRKLKIPSLMFLFDLEKKKRLNIFRKFLKDPLFLIQLFVLILVSLAVAVPFIMANEQAGGGSTVIILDASGSMQAKTASGNTKFESAVDEAQKFLSAKNTIILAESVPLMVMQDAPSSSASDALKKLKAKATSTDLSSAILLGRRVLPEGGRIVVLSDFTSWIGDDPSVAKALAQANGINVDFVTISGRTANIGIVNGWFESGGDYTIVIKNFNTQAQDVKIDVTTDNQNVLSSTLNLKGQSSQNFAISNLAPGITKISLGADDALPLDDNAYVIKPNSVKHNLLYITDNTKSPSVVALGLTTFTTVKKTDTKNIPSMPDYSIVFVSSPLQSDALQSLSDYVKGGGNAVIIASPGLKDTDLLPVTLGSLSNGTSLNIVQPTMITGGIDIDKIDVKKHFKASLKRGAISLVEGGDNSVMLAYWKFGKGMVVYSGLADPMGDNIYDPLNENIWNDFHSHADYPLFWKQMLEWISGSLDVSEYNANTGQFIKLPAMQTVKTPTDSVTTDLLLLDEVGIYGLPDKNVAVNLYDETESNLAPAGLTPAANPTSTNAIPYNVQVIRKPQYLDVYLIIAGIFLVFLELYYLRWRGEL; encoded by the coding sequence ATGAGTCTTTTGGATCAGTTCGCGAATCAGGCGGGGCTCTACGCTCTTCTTTCCATAATACCCCTTATAATAATATACCTCTTAAGACCAAGGCCAAGGAAATTAAAAATACCCTCTCTCATGTTCCTTTTTGACCTTGAAAAGAAAAAGAGGCTCAATATTTTCAGGAAATTCCTCAAAGACCCCCTGTTCCTCATCCAGCTGTTCGTGCTTATTCTAGTCTCGCTTGCGGTAGCTGTGCCGTTCATTATGGCAAACGAGCAAGCCGGGGGAGGTTCAACCGTGATTATACTCGATGCCTCGGGGAGCATGCAGGCTAAAACCGCTTCAGGCAATACAAAGTTTGAAAGCGCAGTTGATGAGGCGCAAAAATTCCTCTCGGCAAAGAACACCATAATCCTTGCTGAAAGCGTGCCTTTGATGGTGATGCAGGACGCACCTTCGAGCAGCGCATCGGATGCGCTTAAAAAATTGAAGGCAAAAGCCACGAGTACCGACCTGTCAAGTGCCATTCTTCTCGGGAGAAGGGTGCTTCCAGAAGGGGGCAGGATAGTAGTGCTCTCTGATTTTACGAGCTGGATTGGCGATGACCCTTCGGTTGCGAAGGCACTTGCGCAAGCCAATGGCATCAACGTCGATTTCGTGACAATAAGCGGAAGGACTGCCAACATAGGCATTGTGAACGGCTGGTTTGAATCCGGTGGCGATTATACGATTGTAATTAAAAACTTCAATACGCAAGCACAGGATGTAAAAATTGATGTTACCACTGATAACCAGAACGTGCTTTCAAGTACGCTTAACCTGAAAGGGCAGTCAAGCCAGAACTTTGCAATAAGCAACCTGGCACCCGGAATAACGAAAATCTCACTCGGCGCAGACGATGCCCTTCCTCTGGATGACAATGCCTATGTGATAAAACCAAACTCGGTAAAACATAATCTCCTTTACATAACCGATAATACAAAATCTCCTTCAGTCGTGGCTCTCGGTCTTACCACATTCACCACAGTTAAAAAAACAGATACCAAAAACATCCCTTCAATGCCGGATTATTCGATTGTATTTGTGAGTTCTCCTTTACAATCAGATGCATTACAGAGCCTGTCCGATTATGTTAAGGGTGGGGGAAATGCAGTGATAATCGCCTCGCCGGGTTTAAAGGACACTGATCTATTGCCCGTGACACTTGGTTCCCTCTCGAACGGGACATCGCTGAATATCGTTCAGCCCACCATGATAACAGGTGGCATAGACATTGATAAAATAGACGTAAAGAAACATTTCAAGGCAAGTCTAAAACGGGGCGCAATATCCCTTGTTGAAGGAGGGGATAACTCTGTAATGCTTGCCTACTGGAAATTCGGGAAGGGCATGGTGGTATATTCCGGGCTTGCAGACCCGATGGGTGATAATATCTATGACCCGCTTAATGAGAATATATGGAACGACTTCCATTCGCATGCGGATTACCCGCTGTTCTGGAAGCAGATGCTGGAATGGATAAGCGGAAGCCTGGATGTGAGCGAATACAACGCAAATACCGGACAGTTTATCAAACTCCCTGCCATGCAGACCGTAAAAACCCCAACTGATAGTGTTACCACAGACCTTTTGCTGCTTGATGAAGTGGGGATTTATGGTCTGCCCGATAAGAATGTGGCAGTAAATCTTTACGATGAAACAGAATCAAACCTCGCGCCAGCTGGTCTTACCCCTGCTGCGAACCCGACGAGCACAAATGCAATACCGTACAATGTCCAGGTTATCAGAAAGCCGCAATACCTTGATGTTTATTTAATAATCGCAGGGATTTTCCTTGTTTTCCTTGAACTGTACTACCTGCGCTGGAGAGGTGAACTGTAA
- a CDS encoding VWA domain-containing protein — MEFPQLTNPLMLLLISPVVLAGWYAIRKGIPRLLIISRIIILSLLIIALASPFTLGISTIRDEAPRITLVSDQTLSMDLFNKDTGQKLFEAIKSKTPTTYKQFAGIKSPIGDEVIQDAEGNNNIVLVSDGNNNYGKDLFDAISFVSKTGTKVFAVRQTPIHNDASVEIASAKNLIIGNENTFNIVVRQAGNETTYRLDVQIDGTPVKSDTITQSERTQVIPVSYTFNSLGSHKVTATITPSGEDWNPLNNVFYRSVFVVPKPQVLAVTDDKTSPLYTVASSLYQVTTSGDVPDDLSAYKAVIIDNKGAAQLSADSLRKYVGSGGGLVVVGGDASYDKGNYNNSPVEAMLPIISRAAEYKGGRNIVIIIDSSSSTIEGGSATTIFGNAINIINDKKLVDANLGVVIFGKSVKTFDMRHLINQQDKQNLIDDIKKQVESGLNIGDETALDTALFAARDMLSKFPGQNQIILLSDGGLQEQGRFAQILDAAKEVHTSGITIIAVHVVGTPASWQYNINNVKYSNVAYDGLAFMEILAKETGGDYYPIEVQQKVNINYEEQPSITPTPTTTPEISHQYPLVAIDTNHFITKYINLTASVTGYNDVTPKLGSDGLVATIQGKPILTTWGFGLGRVASFTTDNGNPSDSDPSRPWASQVYSGENSRLISAMINWAIGDPRPKEGVVIQAEDIWGGTSGKIVVTSKTPPIVKLDGKTDINLASTGPSTFEYSLNFDRDEDRGFHDLSGYGIAVNYPLEYRDVGFNDQLTSVINANGGRVYDESEVEGLLLLDIKEKAVRTVQEPMSQKEPFLLAALVLFLGEVIVRRLKDYRKERPVIQDNPPRAVAPAEQVIQQAPE; from the coding sequence ATGGAGTTCCCCCAGCTTACGAATCCCCTTATGCTCTTGCTCATAAGCCCGGTGGTTCTTGCAGGATGGTATGCCATCAGGAAAGGCATTCCGAGGCTGCTTATAATCTCGCGTATTATAATCCTGAGCCTTCTCATAATCGCACTTGCCTCGCCTTTTACGCTGGGCATAAGCACGATAAGGGATGAGGCGCCCAGGATTACGCTTGTCTCAGACCAGACTTTGAGCATGGATTTATTTAACAAGGATACGGGACAGAAGCTCTTCGAAGCCATAAAATCAAAAACCCCTACCACATACAAACAGTTTGCAGGGATTAAATCTCCTATAGGGGACGAGGTTATCCAAGATGCCGAGGGGAACAATAACATAGTGCTTGTGAGCGACGGGAACAATAACTACGGCAAAGACCTGTTCGATGCAATCTCCTTTGTCTCGAAAACCGGGACAAAAGTTTTTGCTGTGAGGCAGACGCCCATACATAATGATGCGAGCGTTGAGATAGCAAGCGCCAAAAATCTTATCATCGGGAATGAAAACACTTTTAATATCGTGGTGAGGCAGGCGGGAAATGAGACTACTTACAGGCTCGATGTCCAGATAGACGGGACGCCTGTGAAAAGCGATACAATCACACAATCAGAGCGCACCCAGGTCATTCCGGTTTCTTATACATTCAATTCACTTGGATCGCACAAGGTAACCGCCACCATAACGCCGAGCGGCGAGGACTGGAATCCGCTCAACAATGTTTTCTACAGGTCGGTGTTCGTGGTTCCTAAGCCGCAGGTGCTTGCAGTGACGGATGATAAAACTTCGCCGCTTTACACAGTCGCAAGCAGCCTGTACCAGGTCACAACCTCAGGCGATGTGCCCGACGACCTTTCAGCTTACAAGGCTGTGATTATAGACAACAAGGGCGCGGCGCAGTTGAGCGCGGATTCTCTGCGAAAATACGTCGGGAGCGGCGGAGGTCTGGTTGTGGTAGGCGGGGATGCCTCTTATGATAAGGGAAATTACAATAATTCACCTGTTGAGGCAATGCTTCCAATAATATCGAGGGCTGCTGAGTACAAAGGTGGAAGGAACATTGTAATTATAATTGATTCGTCCTCAAGCACAATAGAAGGTGGTTCAGCTACTACAATTTTTGGAAATGCTATAAATATTATTAATGATAAAAAATTAGTTGATGCTAATTTAGGAGTTGTAATATTTGGTAAGAGCGTAAAAACATTTGATATGAGACATTTGATTAATCAGCAGGATAAGCAAAATTTAATTGATGATATCAAAAAACAGGTGGAGAGTGGGCTTAATATTGGAGATGAAACTGCTTTAGACACCGCGCTATTTGCTGCAAGAGATATGCTCTCTAAATTTCCTGGTCAAAATCAGATAATATTACTTTCTGATGGAGGATTACAAGAACAAGGTAGATTCGCCCAAATTCTAGATGCTGCTAAAGAAGTACATACTAGTGGTATTACAATTATAGCAGTTCATGTTGTAGGCACACCAGCATCTTGGCAATACAACATTAATAATGTAAAATATAGTAATGTAGCGTATGATGGTTTAGCGTTTATGGAAATCTTAGCAAAAGAAACTGGTGGGGATTATTATCCTATTGAAGTTCAACAAAAGGTGAATATTAATTATGAAGAACAGCCAAGTATCACTCCTACTCCTACAACTACCCCTGAAATCAGCCATCAATATCCTCTTGTTGCTATAGATACCAACCATTTCATCACGAAATACATCAACCTAACCGCCTCTGTGACAGGATACAACGATGTAACGCCAAAACTTGGTTCAGATGGGCTTGTTGCAACAATACAAGGAAAACCTATCCTCACCACATGGGGCTTCGGTCTCGGAAGGGTTGCATCGTTCACAACCGATAATGGCAATCCATCCGATAGCGACCCGTCCAGACCCTGGGCTTCGCAGGTTTACAGCGGCGAGAACTCGCGCCTCATCTCGGCGATGATTAACTGGGCAATAGGCGACCCGCGGCCTAAGGAGGGCGTGGTGATACAGGCTGAGGATATCTGGGGCGGCACGTCTGGAAAAATTGTAGTTACCTCGAAAACCCCGCCTATCGTGAAACTTGATGGGAAAACAGATATTAATCTGGCTTCTACCGGACCTTCTACATTCGAGTATTCCTTAAATTTTGATAGAGATGAAGATAGGGGATTTCACGACCTTTCAGGATACGGGATAGCTGTGAACTACCCGCTTGAGTACAGGGATGTTGGATTTAATGACCAGCTCACCTCAGTTATCAATGCAAACGGCGGGCGCGTTTATGATGAGAGTGAAGTGGAAGGTCTGCTGCTCCTTGATATAAAGGAAAAGGCAGTAAGGACTGTGCAGGAACCGATGAGCCAGAAAGAACCTTTCCTGCTTGCAGCTCTTGTATTGTTCCTGGGAGAAGTGATAGTCAGGAGGCTTAAGGATTACAGGAAGGAAAGACCCGTGATTCAAGATAATCCTCCTCGAGCCGTTGCTCCGGCGGAACAGGTGATTCAACAGGCGCCTGAATAA
- the rpsJ gene encoding 30S ribosomal protein S10, with protein MAQKARIRLSGTSPSTLDGICSQVKDIAVKTGVSISGPVPLPTKKLVVPCRKSPDGEGSATWDHWEMRVHKRLIDLDADERALRQLMRIQVPKDISIEIVLTS; from the coding sequence ATGGCACAGAAAGCAAGGATACGTTTATCAGGGACAAGTCCCTCAACACTTGATGGGATATGTTCCCAGGTAAAGGATATCGCAGTGAAAACAGGCGTGAGCATCTCAGGCCCGGTACCGCTGCCTACGAAGAAACTGGTGGTTCCGTGCAGGAAAAGCCCGGATGGCGAGGGAAGCGCGACCTGGGACCACTGGGAGATGCGCGTGCACAAACGGCTAATCGACCTCGATGCTGATGAAAGGGCATTGCGCCAGTTGATGCGCATTCAGGTACCCAAGGATATCAGTATTGAGATAGTTCTGACGAGTTAA
- the tuf gene encoding translation elongation factor EF-1 subunit alpha, whose translation MMAEKPHLNLAVIGHIDHGKSTLVGRLLFETGAVPPHIIEKYREEAKAKGKESFVFAWVMDSLKEERDRGITIDVAHQRFDTAKYYFTIVDCPGHRDFVKNMITGASQADAAILVCAAKEGVQSQTKEHVFLARTLGINQLIISVNKMDEVNYDKARYDAVKAELSTLLKMVGYKPDDMHFIPTSAFKGDNLAKPSENTKWYTGPTLLAALDMLKEPEKPTTLPLRIPVQDSYTISGIGTVPVGRVETGRMKPGDKVIFMPSRAVGEVKSIEMHHQEIKEALPGDNIGWNVRGVEKKDIRRGDVCGHPDKPPAVAEEFTAQIVVLQHPSAVTVGYTPVLHCHTAQVAGTITAILKKLDPKTGQTAAENPDFIKAGDAAIVVIKPTKPMCIEKVKDIPQLGRFAIRDMGMTIAAGMVQEIKLRI comes from the coding sequence ATTATGGCAGAGAAACCACATTTAAATTTAGCAGTTATCGGGCATATCGACCACGGGAAATCAACTCTCGTAGGGCGGTTATTGTTTGAGACTGGTGCTGTACCACCGCACATCATTGAAAAGTATAGGGAAGAGGCAAAGGCGAAAGGCAAAGAATCATTCGTTTTTGCATGGGTCATGGACTCGCTAAAAGAGGAGAGGGACAGGGGTATCACCATCGATGTAGCACATCAGAGATTCGATACCGCAAAATACTATTTTACGATCGTGGATTGCCCCGGTCACAGGGACTTCGTCAAGAACATGATCACAGGCGCTTCTCAGGCAGATGCGGCTATTCTTGTATGCGCAGCCAAGGAAGGAGTACAGTCGCAAACAAAAGAACACGTATTTCTTGCGAGGACACTCGGTATCAACCAGTTGATAATTTCAGTCAATAAGATGGATGAAGTCAACTATGATAAAGCAAGATATGATGCAGTAAAAGCAGAACTCAGTACCCTTCTCAAGATGGTTGGCTATAAGCCGGATGATATGCACTTTATCCCAACATCGGCGTTCAAAGGAGATAACCTCGCAAAACCGAGCGAGAACACCAAATGGTACACAGGGCCAACATTATTGGCAGCACTTGATATGCTGAAAGAGCCTGAGAAACCCACAACTTTACCACTTCGCATTCCCGTCCAAGACTCCTATACTATTTCGGGTATCGGCACGGTGCCAGTAGGCAGGGTCGAAACCGGACGGATGAAGCCAGGGGATAAAGTAATATTCATGCCTTCAAGGGCAGTCGGCGAGGTCAAATCCATCGAAATGCATCACCAGGAGATCAAAGAGGCGCTTCCAGGCGATAATATCGGATGGAATGTCAGGGGCGTTGAGAAAAAAGATATCAGGCGCGGCGACGTTTGCGGACATCCCGACAAGCCACCCGCAGTAGCAGAAGAGTTCACAGCTCAGATAGTGGTCCTGCAGCACCCATCAGCGGTCACCGTTGGATACACACCTGTACTGCACTGCCACACTGCGCAGGTTGCAGGCACGATCACTGCCATTCTCAAGAAACTTGACCCCAAGACCGGTCAGACCGCTGCTGAGAACCCGGATTTCATTAAGGCGGGAGATGCGGCTATCGTTGTCATCAAACCGACCAAGCCAATGTGCATTGAAAAAGTCAAAGATATCCCACAGCTTGGCAGGTTCGCAATACGTGATATGGGAATGACCATCGCGGCAGGCATGGTCCAGGAAATCAAACTGCGAATCTAA
- a CDS encoding elongation factor EF-2 produces the protein MGRRKKMVERVTVLMDQPEFIRNIGTVAHIDHGKTTFSDNLLAGAGMISKELAGEQLFMDFDEEEQKRGITIDAATVSMVHEYEGKEYLINLIDTPGHVDFGGDVTRAMRAVDGAIVLVDAVEGPMPQTETVLRQALRENVRPILFINKVDRLIMELKLTPADMQMRLGLVIDKVNKIIKGLKPDQYDDLRLDPTVGKVAFGSALNNWAISIPYMKKTGITFKEIIDFCHAEKQNELAIKCPLHVVMNDMIIRFLPSPVDAQKERIKVIWHGDKESEIGKSMINVDRNGKVALMVTDITTDPHAGEVASGRLFSGTLERGKEIFISGMPNPNRIQSVGIFMGPERIEVERIPAGNIVAVTGLSDAIVGSTASTEKAMTPFESIRHVSEPVMTVAVEAKHMKDLPKLVEVLRQVAKEDPTLKVMINQETGEHLLAGMGELHLEVVAHRIQRDKHVEITTSKPLVVYRETVATHAGPVEGKSPNRHNRFYIEVEPLAPAIIQLIKNNEVSMRQQEVERRDILMKAGMSKDEAKGIYHIYESNIFIDMTKGIQYLNETMELILEGYEEVMKAGPLSREPVMGVKVKLMDAKLHEDSIHRGPAQVIPAARQAIQAAMLMAGATLLEPFQKVFIHVPQDQMGGAMREMQGRRGVILDMKSEGDTAIIEAKAPVAQLFGFSGDIRSATEGRAMWSTEFEGFEPIPGNMLNDIVMDIRKRKGLKLELPKPSDFISP, from the coding sequence ATGGGCAGACGAAAAAAAATGGTTGAACGTGTGACAGTACTGATGGACCAACCCGAGTTCATCCGAAACATCGGCACTGTTGCACATATCGACCATGGAAAAACCACATTCTCCGATAATCTACTCGCTGGCGCTGGAATGATATCAAAAGAACTTGCTGGCGAGCAGTTATTCATGGACTTTGATGAGGAAGAACAGAAACGCGGGATCACCATCGATGCAGCCACGGTTTCAATGGTGCACGAATATGAGGGAAAAGAGTACCTCATCAACCTGATCGATACACCGGGCCACGTTGATTTCGGCGGCGATGTTACACGGGCCATGAGGGCCGTGGACGGAGCGATAGTACTGGTCGATGCGGTGGAAGGGCCGATGCCCCAGACCGAGACCGTATTGCGCCAGGCGTTACGCGAGAACGTAAGACCTATCCTTTTCATTAACAAGGTTGACCGCCTTATAATGGAATTAAAGCTGACGCCGGCGGATATGCAGATGCGCCTCGGATTGGTAATCGATAAAGTCAATAAGATAATAAAAGGCCTGAAACCGGATCAATATGATGATCTAAGACTGGATCCTACCGTTGGGAAAGTAGCTTTCGGTTCGGCGCTCAACAACTGGGCTATCAGCATTCCTTATATGAAAAAGACTGGCATAACATTTAAGGAAATAATCGATTTCTGCCATGCAGAGAAGCAAAATGAACTTGCCATAAAATGTCCTCTTCATGTAGTCATGAATGATATGATCATACGATTCCTGCCAAGTCCTGTGGATGCACAGAAAGAAAGAATAAAGGTCATCTGGCATGGCGATAAGGAAAGCGAGATCGGAAAATCGATGATAAACGTGGACCGAAACGGCAAAGTGGCTCTCATGGTTACCGATATAACCACCGACCCGCACGCAGGCGAAGTGGCAAGCGGCAGGCTCTTCTCAGGAACGCTTGAAAGGGGAAAGGAGATATTCATTTCAGGAATGCCAAACCCTAACAGGATCCAGTCCGTAGGGATTTTCATGGGTCCGGAGCGCATCGAAGTCGAGAGGATCCCTGCCGGCAATATCGTGGCTGTTACTGGATTGAGTGACGCCATAGTTGGCTCAACGGCATCCACGGAAAAGGCCATGACACCTTTTGAGAGTATCAGGCATGTCAGTGAGCCTGTGATGACTGTGGCCGTGGAAGCAAAACATATGAAAGACCTTCCCAAGCTCGTTGAAGTTTTGAGACAGGTGGCAAAGGAAGACCCCACGCTCAAAGTCATGATCAACCAGGAAACAGGGGAACACCTTCTCGCGGGAATGGGTGAACTGCATCTGGAGGTCGTAGCCCACAGGATACAGCGTGATAAACACGTTGAGATCACTACCTCAAAGCCCCTTGTGGTTTACAGGGAAACCGTCGCTACCCATGCCGGTCCCGTTGAAGGGAAGTCCCCCAATCGCCATAACAGGTTCTACATCGAGGTCGAACCTTTGGCGCCTGCGATAATACAACTTATAAAGAACAATGAAGTTTCGATGAGGCAGCAGGAAGTAGAGCGAAGGGATATTCTCATGAAGGCGGGCATGAGCAAAGATGAAGCGAAGGGAATCTATCATATCTATGAGTCCAATATCTTCATTGATATGACAAAAGGTATCCAGTACCTGAACGAAACCATGGAGCTTATACTCGAGGGCTATGAAGAGGTCATGAAGGCAGGACCGCTGTCGAGGGAACCTGTAATGGGGGTCAAAGTAAAATTAATGGATGCCAAGCTCCACGAAGACTCAATCCACAGGGGACCAGCTCAGGTGATACCGGCTGCAAGGCAGGCTATCCAGGCTGCGATGCTCATGGCTGGTGCAACATTACTTGAACCGTTCCAGAAAGTGTTCATCCATGTGCCGCAGGACCAGATGGGCGGCGCAATGCGTGAAATGCAGGGAAGACGCGGCGTTATACTCGATATGAAATCTGAAGGTGACACGGCCATCATAGAGGCCAAGGCACCGGTTGCCCAGCTCTTCGGTTTCTCCGGAGACATACGCTCCGCTACCGAGGGCAGGGCAATGTGGAGCACGGAGTTCGAGGGATTTGAACCAATACCTGGGAACATGCTGAATGATATCGTGATGGATATCAGGAAGAGAAAAGGACTTAAACTTGAATTGCCGAAACCCAGTGATTTCATAAGTCCCTGA
- a CDS encoding cation-translocating P-type ATPase, which produces MEKMLDEESVSGLSEEDAEKRIELEGYNELPSQKRQNIFSILLNVILDPMLLLLLGAGSIYLLIGEKNDAIMLLLFVFVVIGITFYQEKKTERALESLKSMSSPRALVIRNGKQKRIPGRELVREDIFILREGDRVPADGGVLFCSNLLVDESLLTGESLAVRKSRWDGKEQSAHPGGDDLPFVYSGTMVVHGHGMVKATSTGMHTEMGKIGKALSTINQEDTLLKKETGSLVRNFVIGGSALCILVVIIYGLTRGDWLNGLLAGLSLSMALLPEEFSVVLLIFLSLGAWRLSKNQVLTRRTPAIETLGSATVLCVDKTGTLTMNRMILSSLFSHGEFLELEKNAGMPLPEKFHELLEFGYLASQKDPFDPVEKEIKNGTEKFLSQTEHIHQNWKLVREYPLSKNLLALSNVWESHDREKHVIAAKGSPEAIIELCHLDETQKEQLLSQVQKMADKGLRVLGVAKSCFPEDFLPEEQHDFEFGFIGLLGFIDPVRPSVARSLSECYTAGIRVIMITGDFPGTAQHIARQIGLKDPDKFITGIEIAKMSTSELQEKLRTINIFARVVPEQKLAIVNALKSNGEVVAMTGDGVNDAPALKSAHIGIAMGERGTDVARESSAIVLLNDDFSSIVAAVRLGRRIFDNLKKAISYIFSVHVPIAGIALFPILFKLPLVLLPGHIAFLELIIDPACSTVFEAEPEERNIMKRPPRDLKEKLFGRKSVYSSLLQGGSVLAVVIMVFLLALYLGKGEMEARTLTFTTLVIANLTLIVANLSWEDSLIRTMSPENKALWMVVGGALSSLVLVLYVPFLSDIFHFSFLHFNDLVIVLFAGILSVVWFRLIRIQPK; this is translated from the coding sequence ATGGAAAAAATGCTCGATGAGGAAAGCGTATCCGGACTTTCGGAAGAGGATGCTGAAAAAAGGATTGAACTGGAAGGCTATAACGAGCTTCCATCCCAAAAAAGACAGAATATTTTTTCCATACTATTGAATGTGATACTTGACCCGATGCTGCTGCTTCTTTTAGGCGCTGGTTCAATTTATTTATTGATCGGAGAGAAAAACGATGCTATAATGCTGCTCCTGTTTGTGTTCGTTGTCATAGGCATAACCTTCTACCAGGAGAAAAAGACGGAGCGTGCGTTAGAGTCTCTAAAAAGCATGTCAAGCCCCAGGGCCCTTGTGATAAGAAACGGAAAACAAAAAAGGATCCCGGGGCGAGAACTCGTCAGGGAGGACATTTTTATTTTGAGAGAGGGGGACAGGGTCCCGGCCGATGGCGGTGTGCTTTTTTGCTCGAATCTTCTCGTGGATGAATCACTTCTCACAGGTGAGTCGCTGGCAGTGAGAAAATCCCGCTGGGATGGTAAGGAGCAGTCTGCGCACCCTGGGGGAGACGATTTGCCATTCGTATATTCCGGGACTATGGTTGTCCATGGTCATGGAATGGTGAAAGCGACATCGACGGGAATGCACACCGAGATGGGAAAGATTGGCAAGGCTCTCTCGACCATCAACCAGGAAGATACATTGCTCAAGAAAGAGACCGGATCACTGGTACGGAATTTCGTAATAGGTGGGTCGGCACTTTGCATTCTTGTTGTCATAATCTACGGATTAACGAGGGGAGATTGGTTGAATGGGTTGCTGGCAGGCTTGAGTTTGAGCATGGCATTGCTCCCGGAGGAGTTTTCAGTGGTTCTGTTGATATTCCTGAGCCTTGGAGCGTGGCGATTGTCAAAAAACCAGGTTCTCACGAGGCGCACGCCTGCAATCGAAACGCTAGGCTCCGCCACGGTGCTGTGCGTGGACAAAACCGGAACCCTGACAATGAACCGGATGATCTTAAGTTCCCTTTTCTCACATGGTGAATTTCTTGAGTTGGAAAAAAATGCCGGAATGCCGCTTCCTGAAAAATTTCATGAGCTGCTTGAATTTGGTTATCTGGCAAGCCAGAAAGACCCCTTTGACCCTGTCGAGAAGGAAATAAAAAATGGTACTGAAAAATTTCTTTCCCAAACGGAGCACATACATCAAAATTGGAAGCTTGTTCGTGAATATCCGCTCTCAAAAAACCTGCTAGCTCTTTCAAACGTATGGGAGTCGCATGACAGGGAAAAGCATGTTATTGCAGCAAAAGGCTCTCCCGAGGCCATAATAGAGTTATGTCATCTGGATGAGACACAAAAAGAACAATTATTGTCCCAAGTCCAGAAAATGGCAGATAAAGGTTTGAGGGTTCTCGGAGTGGCAAAATCGTGTTTCCCGGAGGACTTTTTGCCTGAAGAACAGCACGATTTCGAGTTTGGATTCATAGGATTGCTCGGTTTCATTGACCCGGTCCGTCCCTCCGTCGCCCGGTCACTTTCGGAATGTTATACCGCCGGGATAAGAGTAATAATGATAACCGGGGATTTCCCGGGAACAGCGCAGCACATAGCCAGACAGATCGGTTTAAAAGATCCGGACAAGTTCATAACCGGTATCGAGATTGCTAAAATGAGCACATCCGAACTTCAGGAGAAGCTCAGGACGATAAATATTTTCGCGCGTGTCGTGCCTGAACAGAAACTGGCAATTGTAAATGCCCTGAAATCAAACGGGGAAGTGGTCGCAATGACCGGCGACGGGGTCAATGATGCACCGGCATTAAAATCAGCACACATCGGTATTGCGATGGGGGAAAGAGGTACGGATGTGGCGCGGGAATCCTCAGCGATCGTTCTGCTGAATGATGATTTTTCATCTATAGTTGCGGCTGTCAGGCTTGGCCGGAGAATTTTCGATAACCTCAAGAAAGCAATAAGCTACATATTTTCCGTTCATGTACCCATCGCCGGGATAGCACTGTTTCCGATACTGTTCAAATTGCCCCTGGTGCTCCTGCCCGGACATATAGCATTTCTTGAGCTGATAATCGACCCGGCTTGTTCAACGGTTTTTGAGGCTGAACCAGAAGAAAGAAATATCATGAAAAGACCTCCCCGGGACCTGAAAGAAAAATTGTTCGGAAGGAAAAGCGTTTATAGCAGTCTTTTGCAGGGCGGAAGCGTGCTTGCCGTGGTAATCATGGTTTTCCTGTTAGCACTGTATTTAGGCAAAGGGGAAATGGAGGCTCGCACGCTTACATTCACAACACTCGTGATCGCAAATCTCACTCTGATAGTGGCGAATCTCTCATGGGAAGACAGCTTGATCAGAACAATGAGCCCGGAAAACAAGGCATTATGGATGGTTGTGGGAGGAGCGCTATCCAGCCTGGTCCTGGTTCTGTACGTACCTTTTTTAAGTGACATTTTCCATTTCTCATTCCTGCACTTTAACGACCTGGTTATCGTGCTGTTTGCTGGGATACTGAGTGTAGTGTGGTTCAGATTGATAAGAATCCAGCCAAAATAA